The sequence below is a genomic window from Lolium perenne isolate Kyuss_39 chromosome 7, Kyuss_2.0, whole genome shotgun sequence.
CAAGTTGAAATACTCCCCACCTTCTATCAGATATCTCTGCAAGTCTTCGCAGCCAACTATTTCAAGGGATTTGAGTACCGGGAGCTGTTGCAGGAGACCTTGCGGGATTTTATCTACACCTGTACACCTCTCAATAGTCAATTGCTCAAGACGAGTCAGGTCATCAGGCAAATCTTTCAAGCCATTGCAGCCCCGAATCTGGAGCACCCTCAGTTTGTCCAGATTTCCCAGGTTGGGAGGCAATGAGACCAAACTTGCGCATTCCCCTATCAACAATTTCTCAAGGGATTCAGGCACCATGGGAATTGCTGATAAACAACTACAATTGTAAATACTTAACATCTCCAACTGAGGCAGCGGAAGGATTTCTTCAGACGACGAGCCCTTCCCCTCCAGGTTAGCACAAAAGCTAATGCTCAGAAAACGAAGGCAAATCAAGTTTCGGAACTCGTCCACTGGCCAGTAGACAAGTTCATGGCACTCAGAAATACATAATTCTTGCACAAACGCAAAGCACCCCCATGGTCCCAAGTACAATTTTGACGAAACGGATGTTGTCTCAAAGCAATTAGGACCAGACAGCCATATACTCCGAAGGGTTTTCAGGGGCATATGCATTTGCTGTTCTTCTGGAGGCACCATCATCATGTAGGCCAAGGAGCTAACTGATAATTTGACAAGAGAGGGCCAAGAGCCCAAAGGTATGCCTGCAGAACAGCAACCTTTTCCGTCATAACTGAGCTCAGACAACGTTGTCAGATGTGCGAGCGAGCTGATTGGGAGACTGCAACATTCTGTTATCCTCAGGTTCTTTAGATTTGGGCTATTGGGAACACTTGAAATCTTCCGACAATCGTGTATACTGAGCTCTTCGAGCTGGGGAAATATTAACAAGCTATAAATCTCACATGCACTGTTTTCTGCCAACATCTCCAACTGTGGCAAGTCCTCCAAGAATATTGTTTTTAACTTTGGGAAGAACTGCAAGGATGTACTGCATGCTTCAACTTCTGCGTCACTTATCTTGCATAATGTGGTCAAACTATCCATGCCACCTAAGGACAAATACTCGAGGGAGACCAACAGATGTGATATTGGCACATCGTTACATCTTGGGCAGTTGAAGATTATGAGTTTTTTCAGGCACTGGCACATCTGAGAGTTTACCATCCATGGTGAAAATTTGGTGCCACCATAACCATATACCTCCAACACTACGAGCTCATTGTGGGGTGCAAGAGCCTCCAGCACATCTTCCATGTTACCAATATCATCTTGAGGCCCGTTAAATTTTCGACGACCCCAGCATAATGAGACTTCACTTAGGTTATTTTTTTGATAAATATTTGCTTGTTTTGCATCTGCTCCACTTTTTATCTTTATCAAATTGTATAGTTCCAACCGGTGGCCAAGGTGTTTTAGGTCCTTGAGTTCCTGAATTCCGTAGCCATCTCCGATGTCCACAACAAATGTTGTTAATGTCCGGAGGTTGCACAGAAGACCAATATTTGGTGGCATCCGCTCCAATTTATCACACTCGAAAAGATAGAGATGTTTAAGGTTCCTCATAGTTGTGATGCCTTCAGGTAAATACTGAAGTCGGCGACAGTGATTTAGCCTCAAGGTCTGTAAGTTATACAACTTGCATACTGAATTTGGCAATCGAGCAATCTCAGAGTGTGAAAGGTCAAGATATCGTAAATGTTTTGTATTTATGTGTTGGTTAAGGATAATACTGAGGCTGCCACAACTTAGGGCTCTTAATAACGTCGGTTTAAACTTATGAAGATCCTTGTGTGCTGATGGTGGTAATAATAAAGTTCGGAGAGAATCAGTACCTTTCAACAATCCACTGCTTAACTCCAATTCATCCGATGACACTTTTATGTGGCTAACATC
It includes:
- the LOC127313054 gene encoding disease resistance protein RGA2-like, with amino-acid sequence MAEALLHCVVRGVANKAADALVQTVTGMCGVDADRHKLERQLLAVQCKLADAEAKSKTNQYVKRWMKDFRTVAYQADDVLDGFLYEALRRQIQIGDSKTRKVLSHFTSHCPLAFRYTMSRKLNNVLEKINELVEEMNKFGLESQAEAPRVLYPQTHSGLDMDTEPVGREDDKGVVIRLLLEQEDQQKVQVLPIFGMGGLGKTTLAKMVYNDCKIQQHFQLRMWHCASGNFEAIALVKSIIELATKEICDLPHTMELLRGRLQQVIGWKRFLLVVDDVLGEVQQIWEDSLKPLLCAVAGPGSVILVTTRSQRIATMMCTLQPHELTCLSEEHSWELFSEKAFSKDVRPQAELITIGKDIVNKCKGLPLALKTMGGLMSSKRRVREWEVIAESNIGDNDRGKDEIISILKLSYEHLSSEMKQCFAICAVFSKGFEMEKSMLIQLWMANGFVQQEEGMMDLEQRGEFIFSELVWRSFLQDVKIKPFNHSASRHGLIGCRMHDLMHDLAKDVADECATIEELLQHKAFIKDVSHIKVSSDELELSSGLLKGTDSLRTLLLPPSAHKDLHKFKPTLLRALSCGSLSIILNQHINTKHLRYLDLSHSEIARLPNSVCKLYNLQTLRLNHCRRLQYLPEGITTMRNLKHLYLFECDKLERMPPNIGLLCNLRTLTTFVVDIGDGYGIQELKDLKHLGHRLELYNLIKIKSGADAKQANIYQKNNLSEVSLCWGRRKFNGPQDDIGNMEDVLEALAPHNELVVLEVYGYGGTKFSPWMVNSQMCQCLKKLIIFNCPRCNDVPISHLLVSLEYLSLGGMDSLTTLCKISDAEVEACSTSLQFFPKLKTIFLEDLPQLEMLAENSACEIYSLLIFPQLEELSIHDCRKISSVPNSPNLKNLRITECCSLPISSLAHLTTLSELSYDGKGCCSAGIPLGSWPSLVKLSVSSLAYMMMVPPEEQQMHMPLKTLRSIWLSGPNCFETTSVSSKLYLGPWGCFAFVQELCISECHELVYWPVDEFRNLICLRFLSISFCANLEGKGSSSEEILPLPQLEMLSIYNCSCLSAIPMVPESLEKLLIGECASLVSLPPNLGNLDKLRVLQIRGCNGLKDLPDDLTRLEQLTIERCTGVDKIPQGLLQQLPVLKSLEIVGCEDLQRYLIEGGEYFNLVSSIPCKDIPAPEKKSNKKSLAFLKKLLPSCPLSSFD